From Streptobacillus ratti, a single genomic window includes:
- a CDS encoding alpha/beta hydrolase family protein yields MSKLNIDTMNDFKYIWNLKSNKDKTILTYILSKPNLEKNRYDSSIYMFDGKEHRKLANEGNYEYLDNSNIYFFSKRSDEDKENEAGSVIYKLNIEKSGEAEKFLEFDFPVNKIYRIHDDLYILSSEYSLDNPEFYMLSKEEKSKYLKETKDKSFRRIIDEIPFWNDGATYISKTRNAIFKYIPSENKIENITLLDGTNASILDIDNNKILLISEYFDKKMNKFNSLMEYDVNNSEIKTIVEDGKYSFSNAKYGKNNIYAIASLMEFYGINENSKMYKINRSNSEIELYLDEDVSYGNATGTDARFGYNENFKVNYDTEEVTYICTTEYKAELHGVKDGKSYVISNSLGSVDGYAILKDDLYLLGFKDSKLLEIYKSNGLEQITSYNDDVIKDKYIAEPNMFEFESNGDIIKGFVLLPENFDENKSYPAILDIHGGPKTVYSTIYYHEMQVWVNKGYVVMFTNPHGSSGRGDKFSDIRGKYGTIDYEDLMNFVDEVLIKYPNIDKEKLGVTGGSYGGFMTNWIITHTNRFKVAATQRSISNWISMYGISDIGYYFSDDQNYTTLPNEKGFEKIWNHSPLKYIENAKTPTLIIHSNEDYRCPVDQGYQLFTALRDRNVDTKMVLFYGESHGLSRDGKPKARIERLEEITNWMNKYID; encoded by the coding sequence ATGTCTAAATTAAACATAGATACAATGAATGATTTTAAATACATTTGGAACTTAAAATCAAATAAAGATAAAACTATACTAACATATATACTTTCAAAACCAAATTTAGAAAAAAATAGATACGATAGTTCTATATATATGTTTGATGGTAAAGAACACAGAAAGTTAGCAAATGAGGGAAATTATGAATATTTAGATAATTCTAATATATACTTTTTCTCTAAAAGAAGTGACGAAGATAAAGAAAATGAAGCTGGTAGTGTAATATATAAATTAAATATTGAAAAATCAGGTGAGGCTGAAAAATTTTTAGAATTTGACTTTCCTGTAAACAAAATATATAGAATACATGATGATTTATACATTTTATCTTCTGAATATTCTTTAGATAATCCAGAATTTTATATGTTATCTAAAGAAGAAAAATCTAAATACCTAAAAGAAACAAAAGATAAAAGCTTTAGAAGAATTATAGATGAAATTCCATTTTGGAATGATGGTGCTACATATATTTCTAAAACAAGAAATGCAATTTTTAAATATATACCTTCTGAAAATAAAATTGAAAACATTACTTTACTTGACGGAACTAATGCAAGTATTTTAGACATAGATAATAACAAAATACTTTTAATATCTGAATATTTTGACAAAAAAATGAATAAATTTAATTCTTTAATGGAATATGACGTTAATAATTCAGAAATAAAAACTATAGTTGAAGATGGTAAATATAGTTTTTCAAATGCTAAATATGGTAAAAATAATATCTATGCAATAGCTAGTTTAATGGAATTTTATGGTATAAATGAAAATAGTAAAATGTATAAAATAAATAGAAGTAATTCAGAAATTGAACTTTATTTAGATGAAGATGTTAGCTATGGAAATGCTACTGGTACTGATGCTAGATTTGGATATAATGAAAACTTTAAAGTAAATTATGATACAGAGGAAGTAACATACATATGTACTACTGAATATAAAGCAGAACTACATGGTGTAAAAGATGGAAAATCATATGTTATTTCTAATTCATTAGGTTCAGTTGATGGATATGCAATTTTAAAAGATGACCTATATCTATTAGGATTTAAAGATTCTAAATTATTAGAAATATATAAATCAAATGGATTAGAACAAATTACTTCATATAATGATGATGTTATAAAAGATAAATATATAGCAGAACCTAATATGTTTGAATTCGAATCTAATGGAGATATAATTAAAGGTTTTGTATTATTACCTGAAAATTTTGATGAAAATAAATCATACCCTGCTATATTAGATATTCATGGTGGTCCTAAGACTGTTTATTCAACTATCTATTATCATGAAATGCAGGTTTGGGTAAATAAAGGATATGTAGTTATGTTTACAAACCCTCATGGTTCTAGTGGTAGAGGAGATAAATTTAGTGATATTAGAGGAAAATATGGTACTATAGATTATGAAGATTTAATGAATTTTGTAGATGAGGTATTAATTAAGTATCCTAATATCGATAAAGAAAAACTAGGGGTAACTGGTGGATCTTATGGTGGTTTCATGACTAACTGGATAATCACACATACAAATAGATTTAAAGTTGCAGCTACTCAAAGATCTATATCTAACTGGATTTCTATGTATGGTATTAGTGATATAGGTTATTATTTCTCAGATGACCAAAATTATACTACATTACCTAATGAAAAAGGATTTGAAAAAATTTGGAATCATTCTCCATTAAAATATATAGAAAATGCTAAAACTCCAACTTTAATAATACATTCAAATGAAGATTATAGATGTCCTGTAGATCAAGGATATCAATTATTTACTGCTTTAAGAGATAGAAACGTAGATACTAAGATGGTATTATTTTACGGAGAATCTCATGGACTTTCAAGAGATGGTAAGCCTAAAGCTAGAATTGAAAGATTAGAGGAAATAACAAATTGGATGAATAAATATATAGATTAA
- a CDS encoding PTS sugar transporter subunit IIA, protein MLISEIIKKENICIDLKSKTKKGILKELISLVETGEILDEEKLYNDLVAREDVGSTALEHGLAIPHVRSDYISHFSIGLGISQDGVDFESLDNEKTKLFLFIATPTKYNNWHLEALAKIAKIFYNKTNVNVVSNCKSKEGIINLISKLEEVNI, encoded by the coding sequence ATGCTAATAAGTGAGATTATAAAAAAAGAAAATATTTGTATTGATTTAAAATCAAAAACAAAAAAAGGAATTTTAAAAGAGCTAATATCTTTAGTAGAAACTGGAGAAATTTTAGATGAAGAAAAATTATATAATGATTTGGTTGCTAGAGAAGATGTTGGTTCAACAGCTTTAGAGCATGGATTAGCTATACCACATGTTAGAAGTGATTATATAAGTCATTTTTCTATTGGTTTAGGAATAAGTCAAGATGGTGTAGATTTTGAATCTTTAGATAATGAAAAAACTAAACTTTTTCTATTCATAGCTACTCCTACAAAATATAACAACTGGCATTTAGAAGCATTAGCTAAAATAGCTAAAATTTTTTATAACAAAACTAATGTAAATGTTGTTTCTAACTGTAAATCTAAAGAGGGAATAATAAATTTAATTAGTAAATTAGAAGAGGTAAATATATAA
- the prfA gene encoding peptide chain release factor 1 yields the protein MFQKLDEVVEKYEEINRLLMMPEVLSDPKKLMEYNKTLSQMSEIVEKYLAYKSKKEALEQYKEDIKIEKDEEMLEMLNMEIDTIEEEIPRIEDELKILLLPKDPNDEKNVIVELRAGAGGDEAALFVSDIFRMFTRYAERNKWKTEIIDKNEIGVGGLKEITFLISGKGAYSRLKFESGVHRVQRVPDTEASGRIHTSTITVAVLPEIDDVEQVAINPSDLQIDTYRSSGAGGQHVNTTDSAVRITHKPTGIVVTSQDGRSQIKNKEAAMKVLASKLYEIEVEKQRSSVEAERRSQVGTGDRSEKIRTYNYPQGRVTDHRIKLTLHRLDVILDGALDEIIDALIAFNQAELLKNSGEN from the coding sequence ATGTTTCAAAAATTAGATGAAGTTGTTGAAAAATATGAAGAAATAAATAGATTACTTATGATGCCAGAAGTATTGTCTGATCCTAAAAAATTAATGGAATATAATAAAACATTAAGTCAAATGTCAGAAATTGTTGAGAAATATTTAGCATATAAATCAAAAAAAGAGGCTTTAGAACAATATAAAGAAGATATTAAAATTGAAAAAGATGAAGAAATGTTAGAAATGTTAAACATGGAAATTGATACAATAGAAGAAGAAATTCCGAGGATTGAAGATGAATTAAAAATATTACTTTTACCAAAAGATCCAAATGATGAAAAAAATGTAATAGTTGAATTAAGAGCAGGAGCAGGTGGAGATGAAGCTGCCTTATTTGTTTCTGATATATTCCGTATGTTTACAAGATATGCTGAAAGAAATAAATGGAAAACAGAAATAATAGATAAAAATGAAATAGGTGTTGGAGGACTAAAAGAAATAACTTTCTTAATATCTGGTAAAGGGGCATATTCAAGATTAAAATTTGAAAGTGGAGTACATAGAGTACAAAGAGTTCCTGATACAGAAGCATCTGGAAGAATACATACATCAACAATTACTGTTGCAGTATTACCTGAAATAGATGATGTAGAGCAAGTTGCCATAAATCCATCTGATTTACAAATAGATACATATAGATCTAGTGGTGCAGGGGGACAACACGTAAATACAACAGATTCAGCAGTTAGAATTACACATAAACCTACTGGTATAGTTGTAACATCACAAGATGGAAGATCTCAAATTAAAAATAAAGAGGCTGCTATGAAAGTACTTGCTTCTAAATTATATGAAATTGAAGTAGAAAAACAAAGAAGCTCAGTAGAAGCTGAAAGAAGAAGTCAAGTTGGTACAGGAGATAGATCTGAAAAAATCAGAACATATAACTATCCTCAAGGAAGAGTTACTGACCATAGAATTAAATTAACTTTACATAGATTAGATGTTATACTTGATGGTGCATTAGATGAAATTATTGATGCTTTAATAGCATTTAATCAAGCAGAATTATTAAAAAATTCAGGTGAAAATTAA
- the prmC gene encoding peptide chain release factor N(5)-glutamine methyltransferase, which produces MEDTLLTLLNKSVKYLENKGVPKPRFVVEKILSEILLLDRISLYSNFERIISDDEKKMIKEKLLNYDANKKEEIVLETIRDYYEKTKVYLDKKGVSESNIITNIIFSNLLNIDMSLLFTKYNTSINEEQKNKLRDILKKIVEKKIPIQYIFNEQIFYGYSFYVDKNVLIPRIDTEVVVEKSLELISKIDSPKVLDIGTGSGAIALVIGLENRNSKILAVDISENALKVAKKNSEILNVENVKFLHSDLFSNITYKEFDLIVSNPPYISQDEIGIMGENVLLHEPENALFADNGGLYFYFEISKNAQNYLKDNGYLLFEIGYSQGSKVKEIMEKFGYIEVSIGKDLTGNERYVFGKKKGN; this is translated from the coding sequence ATGGAAGACACTTTATTAACATTACTGAATAAATCAGTAAAATATTTAGAAAATAAAGGTGTCCCTAAACCAAGGTTTGTTGTTGAAAAGATACTATCTGAGATTTTATTGCTTGATAGAATTTCACTTTATTCAAATTTTGAAAGAATAATTTCAGATGATGAAAAGAAAATGATAAAAGAAAAATTATTAAATTATGATGCTAATAAAAAAGAAGAAATAGTGCTTGAAACTATTAGAGATTATTATGAAAAAACAAAGGTTTATTTAGATAAAAAAGGTGTAAGTGAAAGTAATATTATTACAAATATTATTTTTTCTAATTTATTAAATATTGATATGAGTTTATTATTTACTAAATATAATACTAGCATTAATGAAGAACAAAAAAATAAGTTAAGAGATATATTAAAAAAGATAGTTGAAAAAAAAATACCTATACAATATATATTTAATGAACAAATTTTTTATGGTTATTCGTTTTATGTAGATAAGAATGTTTTAATACCTAGGATAGATACAGAAGTTGTAGTTGAAAAATCATTAGAATTAATTAGTAAAATAGATTCTCCAAAAGTTTTGGATATAGGGACAGGTAGTGGAGCTATAGCTTTAGTAATAGGACTTGAAAATAGAAATAGTAAAATTTTAGCAGTTGATATATCAGAAAATGCTTTGAAAGTTGCTAAAAAAAATTCAGAAATATTGAATGTAGAAAATGTAAAATTCTTACACTCTGATTTATTTTCTAATATTACATATAAAGAATTTGATTTAATTGTTTCTAATCCTCCTTATATATCTCAAGATGAAATAGGAATTATGGGTGAAAATGTTTTATTACATGAACCAGAAAATGCCTTATTTGCAGATAATGGAGGACTATATTTTTATTTTGAAATATCAAAAAATGCACAAAATTATTTAAAAGATAATGGATATTTACTTTTTGAAATAGGATATTCTCAAGGAAGTAAAGTAAAGGAAATTATGGAAAAATTTGGATACATTGAAGTATCTATTGGTAAAGATTTAACTGGAAATGAAAGATATGTTTTTGGTAAAAAGAAAGGAAATTAA
- the queA gene encoding tRNA preQ1(34) S-adenosylmethionine ribosyltransferase-isomerase QueA has protein sequence MKVEDYDFDLPLECIAQHAIDPRDHSKLLVLNKNNGNIEDKKFYNIIDYLTPNDILVINRTKVIPARLFGKKENGVILECFLLKRIDLTKWEVLLKPAKRLKINDKLIFSDKLSAKLLEIKEDGNRVMEFEFEGVFEEILDELAEMPLPPYITEKLEDKSRYQTVYAKSGESVAAPTAGLHFTTELLEKIEKKGITIVEVFLTVGLGTFRPVQMENIEDHIMHSEEYIVPTSTAEIINKGKKDGKRIIAVGTTSIRTLESSLDENNNLIAQKSETSIFIHGEYKFKIVDALITNFHLPKSTLIMLISSFANKDYVMNAYQHAIKNNYRFFSFGDAMFIQGEL, from the coding sequence ATGAAAGTTGAAGATTATGATTTTGATTTACCTTTAGAATGTATAGCACAACATGCAATAGATCCAAGGGATCATTCAAAATTATTAGTTTTAAATAAAAATAATGGAAATATAGAAGATAAGAAATTCTATAATATCATTGATTATCTTACCCCTAATGATATATTAGTAATTAATAGAACTAAAGTTATTCCAGCTAGATTATTTGGTAAAAAAGAAAATGGAGTAATATTAGAATGTTTTTTATTAAAAAGAATTGATTTAACAAAATGGGAAGTTTTATTAAAACCTGCAAAAAGATTAAAAATAAATGATAAACTAATATTTTCAGATAAATTATCTGCAAAATTATTAGAAATTAAAGAAGATGGAAATAGAGTAATGGAATTTGAATTTGAGGGAGTATTTGAAGAAATACTTGATGAACTTGCAGAGATGCCATTACCACCATATATAACTGAAAAATTAGAAGATAAAAGTAGGTATCAAACAGTTTATGCTAAATCAGGTGAATCTGTTGCTGCTCCTACTGCTGGATTACATTTTACAACAGAATTACTTGAAAAGATTGAAAAAAAAGGTATAACAATAGTAGAGGTATTTTTGACTGTTGGACTTGGAACATTTAGACCTGTTCAAATGGAAAATATTGAAGATCATATAATGCACAGTGAAGAATACATTGTACCTACAAGTACTGCTGAAATAATAAATAAGGGTAAAAAAGATGGAAAAAGAATCATAGCAGTTGGTACAACATCTATTAGAACACTTGAGTCATCACTTGATGAAAATAATAATTTAATTGCACAAAAATCTGAAACGAGTATATTTATACATGGTGAATATAAGTTTAAAATAGTTGATGCCTTAATTACTAATTTTCATTTACCTAAATCAACTTTAATAATGTTAATTTCATCTTTTGCAAATAAAGACTATGTTATGAATGCTTATCAACATGCAATAAAAAATAATTATAGATTTTTTAGTTTTGGTGATGCAATGTTTATACAAGGAGAATTATGA
- the rsmD gene encoding 16S rRNA (guanine(966)-N(2))-methyltransferase RsmD, with protein sequence MRITSGYLKNRVILSRIGKETRPTLERVKEAIYSIISTKVEDAIFLDLYSGTGNMSFEAMSRGANRAVMIEMDKEALRVIIENVNNLNLEKKCRAYKNDVLRAIEILENKNEKFDIIFMDPPYKENLTEKTLKKLSNHDILDKDGIIICEHGRYEKLENEIGNFVKFDEREYNKKIVTFYKKK encoded by the coding sequence ATGAGAATTACATCTGGATATTTAAAAAATAGAGTTATTTTAAGTAGAATAGGTAAGGAAACTAGACCTACTCTTGAGAGAGTAAAAGAAGCAATTTATAGTATTATTTCAACTAAGGTTGAAGATGCTATTTTTTTAGATTTATACTCTGGCACTGGAAATATGTCTTTTGAGGCTATGAGTCGTGGTGCAAATAGAGCTGTAATGATTGAGATGGATAAAGAGGCTTTAAGAGTAATTATTGAAAATGTAAATAATTTAAATCTTGAAAAAAAATGTAGAGCATATAAAAATGATGTTTTGCGTGCGATTGAAATATTAGAAAATAAAAATGAGAAATTTGATATAATTTTTATGGATCCACCATATAAAGAAAATTTAACAGAAAAAACATTAAAAAAACTTTCTAATCATGATATATTAGATAAAGATGGAATAATAATATGTGAACATGGTAGATATGAAAAATTAGAAAATGAAATAGGAAATTTTGTTAAATTTGATGAAAGAGAGTATAATAAAAAAATAGTAACTTTTTATAAGAAAAAATAG
- the xseB gene encoding exodeoxyribonuclease VII small subunit, with protein MAKKNFETILEEIKESIDKLESFDISLDDSIIEYENAIKLIKMAEKKLKEVEGKLEVIKINVEKE; from the coding sequence ATGGCTAAAAAAAATTTTGAAACAATTTTAGAAGAAATTAAAGAAAGTATAGATAAATTAGAAAGTTTTGATATATCTTTAGATGATTCTATAATTGAATATGAAAATGCTATTAAATTAATAAAAATGGCTGAAAAAAAATTAAAAGAAGTTGAAGGTAAATTAGAAGTAATAAAAATAAATGTTGAGAAAGAATAG
- a CDS encoding polyprenyl synthetase family protein, with protein sequence MESYLQNIRKNIDENIRKVLKKHKSIKEIDEMLEYAVLLGGKRIRPLIMYILADLYKKDKKFIENEAVAIELIHAYSLVHDDLPCMDNDIYRRGNLTVHKKYGEANAVLVGDALLTLAFSVLAESEYSNKYSIIALSYYSGHRGMILGQYLDLLSENKTDINFDELMEIHLNKTAMLLMAAIEIASISLSINTEARNALRKYILYIGLAYQIQDDILEAESSFEKIGKENTDDKNNKSTFPKILGLEKSKILKEKFTNDAIEIVKDNQKLVDFAYYLLNREY encoded by the coding sequence ATGGAAAGTTATTTACAAAATATTAGAAAAAATATAGATGAAAATATAAGAAAAGTATTAAAAAAACATAAATCAATAAAAGAAATTGATGAAATGTTAGAATATGCTGTTCTTTTGGGTGGAAAAAGAATAAGACCATTAATTATGTATATACTTGCAGATTTATATAAAAAAGATAAAAAGTTTATAGAAAATGAAGCAGTTGCAATAGAATTAATACATGCTTATTCTTTAGTACATGATGATTTACCATGTATGGACAATGATATTTATAGAAGAGGAAATTTAACTGTTCATAAAAAATATGGAGAGGCAAATGCAGTTCTTGTAGGAGATGCTTTATTAACACTTGCTTTTTCAGTACTTGCAGAATCAGAATATTCTAATAAATATAGTATAATTGCCCTTTCATATTATTCAGGTCATAGAGGAATGATATTAGGACAGTATTTAGATTTATTAAGTGAAAATAAAACTGATATTAATTTTGATGAGTTGATGGAAATACATTTAAATAAAACTGCAATGCTTTTAATGGCAGCTATTGAGATAGCTTCTATTAGTTTATCCATAAATACAGAAGCTAGAAATGCTCTTAGAAAATATATATTGTATATTGGTTTGGCTTATCAGATACAAGATGATATTTTAGAAGCAGAATCTAGTTTTGAAAAGATTGGTAAAGAAAATACTGATGATAAAAATAATAAATCAACTTTTCCTAAAATATTAGGTTTAGAAAAATCTAAAATATTAAAAGAAAAATTTACAAATGATGCAATAGAAATAGTGAAAGATAATCAAAAATTAGTTGATTTTGCATATTATTTATTAAATAGGGAGTATTAA
- a CDS encoding polyphenol oxidase family protein, translated as MFKEEKKLYIIDEFLKYNCIAVFTKKELGNMADYINNGNPKNNRENALSILGISNKKIIFASQKHTNNIIDIPNDADIEKLLNINNVDGFVTMRKDVAIFTFYADCLPIYILDKKNGAYGLAHSGWVGTIKFVIHRLIDKMINTYNSKKEDLLIGLGIGIHIDDYEVGIEFLENFKNIFPNHFQKCFKEINGKIFYDNTLLNKLLALDYGILESNIIVDYRGVKKANTFSHRLDKENIGRSAAIITIKE; from the coding sequence ATGTTTAAAGAAGAGAAAAAACTATATATCATAGATGAATTTTTAAAATATAATTGTATTGCTGTTTTTACAAAGAAAGAATTAGGAAATATGGCAGATTATATAAATAATGGTAATCCTAAAAATAATAGAGAAAATGCACTTTCTATATTAGGAATAAGCAATAAAAAAATTATTTTTGCTTCACAAAAACATACAAACAATATTATTGATATACCTAATGATGCTGATATTGAAAAATTGTTAAATATTAATAATGTTGATGGTTTTGTAACAATGAGAAAAGATGTTGCAATATTCACTTTTTATGCAGATTGTTTACCTATTTATATATTGGATAAAAAAAATGGAGCATATGGTTTAGCACATTCTGGTTGGGTAGGTACAATAAAGTTTGTAATACATAGATTAATCGATAAAATGATTAATACATATAACAGTAAAAAAGAGGACTTATTAATAGGTCTTGGTATAGGAATACATATTGATGATTATGAGGTAGGAATTGAATTTTTAGAGAATTTTAAAAATATCTTTCCAAATCATTTTCAAAAGTGTTTTAAAGAAATTAATGGTAAAATATTTTATGATAATACATTATTAAATAAATTATTAGCATTAGATTATGGAATATTAGAATCTAATATAATTGTAGATTATAGAGGAGTTAAAAAAGCTAATACATTTTCACATAGATTAGATAAAGAAAATATTGGAAGATCTGCTGCAATAATAACAATAAAGGAGTAA
- the secA gene encoding preprotein translocase subunit SecA, producing the protein MKIIDIINKIFGSSDEKIIKKMRKQVEKINELEPTMEALSDEELKAKTEKFKNRLKQGETLDDLLVEAFAVVRETAKRLTGMRIYDVQLIGSMIIHSGKIAEMKTGEGKTLMSTLAIYLNALTGKGVHVVTVNDYLAKRDRDTMSHIYSFLGLTSGVIIANLDNETRREQYNCDITYGTNNEFGFDYLRDNMVHDPSEKVQREHNYAIVDEIDSILIDEARTPLIISGPAEETTHWYDVFANVVLRLKRSYKTEEIKDKKNTIIPDEDWEDYEVDEKAKTVTITDKGIKNVEKILQIDNLYSPQYVELTHFLSQALKAKELFKRDRDYIINEKDEVIIVDEFTGRLMDGRRYSDGLHQAIEAKEHLKVAGENQTLATITLQNYFRMYQKLSGMTGTAKTEEEEFKQIYKLGVVVVPTNKPVIRKDLPDVIYQTTRAKYRAIVNKIIELFEKGQPVLVGTASIEHSELLSSYLTKARIPHEVLNAKYHEREADIIAQAGRYKNVTIATNMAGRGTDIKLGGDPDSLAVKVAERGTPEYYEAYKTYEKECQENKEKVLAAGGLFILGTERHESRRIDNQLRGRAGRQGDTGASEFYLSLEDDLMRLFGGDKLKSMMRALNIPEDEDIRHKRISKAVENAQRRIESRNFSIRKSLIEYDDVNNKQREVIYKQRDQILYNEELRELIYDMIDNTVVSTVDDILATNNAEWDFENLNSKIYEIYGFDLPESVYKVKKLDEVYDILYNEVKNRYDNKVLEIGEEQFSRIERYIMLEVLDQKWRQNLKDLTELREGINLQSYGQKNPVNEYKISSTDVYNDMIDSINRETTSFLLKLKLNIPEELTTVNEEVFEEENESFEFKSRRERMEENE; encoded by the coding sequence ATGAAAATAATAGATATAATTAATAAAATATTTGGTTCATCTGATGAAAAAATTATAAAAAAAATGAGAAAACAAGTTGAAAAAATTAATGAATTAGAACCAACTATGGAAGCATTAAGTGATGAAGAATTAAAAGCTAAAACAGAAAAATTTAAAAATAGATTAAAACAAGGTGAAACTTTAGATGACTTATTAGTTGAAGCTTTTGCCGTGGTTAGAGAAACTGCAAAAAGATTAACAGGTATGAGAATATATGATGTACAGTTAATAGGTTCAATGATAATACATAGTGGTAAAATTGCAGAAATGAAAACAGGTGAGGGTAAAACTCTGATGTCAACTTTAGCAATATATTTAAATGCTTTAACTGGAAAAGGAGTGCATGTAGTTACTGTAAATGATTATCTAGCTAAAAGAGATAGAGATACTATGTCGCATATTTATAGTTTTTTAGGTTTAACTTCAGGAGTAATAATAGCTAATTTAGATAATGAAACTAGAAGAGAACAATATAATTGTGATATAACTTACGGTACAAATAATGAATTTGGATTTGATTATTTAAGAGATAATATGGTTCATGATCCAAGTGAAAAGGTTCAAAGAGAACACAATTATGCTATAGTTGATGAAATAGATTCGATTTTAATAGATGAGGCTAGAACACCATTAATAATATCTGGTCCAGCAGAGGAAACAACACATTGGTATGATGTATTTGCTAATGTAGTATTAAGATTAAAGAGAAGCTATAAAACAGAAGAAATTAAAGATAAAAAGAATACTATTATTCCAGATGAAGATTGGGAAGATTATGAAGTTGATGAAAAAGCTAAAACAGTTACAATAACTGATAAAGGTATAAAAAATGTTGAAAAAATACTACAAATTGATAATCTTTATTCACCACAGTATGTTGAATTAACTCACTTTTTATCACAAGCTTTAAAAGCTAAGGAATTATTTAAAAGAGATAGAGATTATATTATTAATGAAAAAGATGAGGTTATTATAGTTGATGAATTTACTGGAAGATTAATGGATGGTAGAAGATATTCTGATGGATTACATCAAGCTATAGAAGCTAAAGAACATTTAAAAGTTGCAGGAGAAAACCAAACACTTGCAACAATTACATTACAAAATTATTTTAGAATGTATCAAAAATTATCTGGTATGACAGGAACTGCAAAAACTGAAGAAGAAGAATTTAAACAGATATATAAGCTTGGAGTAGTAGTTGTTCCAACTAATAAACCAGTAATAAGAAAAGATTTACCTGATGTAATATATCAAACTACTAGAGCTAAATATAGAGCTATAGTTAATAAAATTATAGAATTATTTGAAAAAGGACAACCTGTTTTAGTTGGTACTGCATCAATAGAACATTCAGAGTTACTTTCATCATATTTAACTAAAGCTAGAATACCTCATGAAGTATTAAATGCTAAATATCATGAAAGAGAAGCAGATATTATTGCACAAGCTGGTAGATATAAAAATGTTACGATTGCAACTAACATGGCAGGACGTGGAACAGATATTAAATTAGGTGGAGATCCAGATTCATTAGCAGTTAAGGTTGCAGAACGTGGAACACCAGAATATTATGAAGCTTATAAAACTTATGAAAAAGAATGTCAAGAAAATAAAGAAAAAGTTCTTGCAGCAGGAGGATTATTTATTCTAGGTACTGAAAGACATGAAAGTCGTAGAATTGATAATCAGTTAAGAGGAAGAGCAGGACGTCAAGGAGATACTGGAGCATCTGAATTTTATTTATCTTTAGAAGATGATTTAATGAGATTATTTGGTGGAGATAAACTTAAATCAATGATGAGAGCTTTAAATATACCTGAAGATGAAGATATTAGACATAAAAGAATATCTAAAGCTGTTGAAAATGCACAAAGAAGAATTGAAAGTAGAAATTTTTCTATAAGAAAAAGTCTTATTGAATATGATGATGTAAATAATAAACAAAGAGAAGTTATATATAAACAAAGAGATCAAATATTGTATAACGAAGAACTTAGAGAATTAATTTATGATATGATTGATAATACAGTTGTTTCTACTGTAGATGATATATTGGCAACTAATAATGCAGAATGGGATTTTGAAAATCTTAATTCAAAAATTTATGAAATATATGGATTTGACTTACCAGAATCTGTATATAAAGTTAAAAAATTAGATGAAGTTTACGATATATTATATAATGAAGTTAAAAATAGATATGATAATAAAGTATTGGAAATAGGAGAAGAACAATTTTCAAGAATTGAAAGATATATTATGCTTGAGGTGTTAGATCAAAAGTGGAGACAAAATTTAAAAGATTTAACTGAATTAAGAGAGGGAATAAATCTACAATCTTATGGACAAAAAAATCCTGTAAATGAATATAAAATATCAAGTACGGATGTGTATAATGATATGATAGATAGTATTAATAGAGAAACAACTTCTTTTCTGTTAAAATTAAAATTAAATATACCTGAAGAATTAACTACAGTAAATGAGGAAGTTTTTGAAGAAGAAAATGAAAGTTTTGAATTTAAGAGTAGAAGAGAAAGAATGGAAGAAAATGAATAA